Genomic segment of Geminocystis herdmanii PCC 6308:
GTGAAAAAAGTAAAGTGGGTGCGATCGTCAATTTAAGAAAAATCCCCCTAGACTCAGCTATCTTAGAAATAACGAACTTTGATACCGCTTTAGATTGGTTATTATACGGCGGAGAAGATTTTGAATTAGTCTTATGTGTCAATTCAGATATAGCGAAACAGTTAATCGAAAAATGTCCCCAAGAATGTCAAATTATTGGAGAAATAACAACCCCCTGTAAGATACAATTGGTAGATGAAGAAAATGTTTACCCAAGACTTTTGTTAAATCAAAAGAAAACATATCAACATTTTTAGCTTTTATGACAAAAACCCCTTATTTTTTTTGGGAAACCTTTTTGGAAAATCGATAAATCAGCATGGTACAGGTTTATGTTATAATTGAATCAATTTAGCATGGGCAGTGTGGCTATTACAAGCTAGACAAATATTCCATAACTAATTTACCCTATAATTATTCAGTCTATCTACTCCCTATAATCTTTCAAGTGTTAATCAAATCATGATTAGAATTTTAGTTGTTGATGATAATCATACTCCCAGAGAAGTGATCTGCGAAGCACTAAAGCAGTTTAATATTCAGGTAACAGAAGCCATTAATGGGGTAGAAGCAATCAAAATTATGGAAAAAGAGAAGTTTAACCTCGTCATTACAGACGTAGTTATGCCCGAAATGAATGGCTATGAATTGTGTCGCTGGATAAAAACAAACCCCAATACAGAGAAAGTGCCTGTAATTATTTGTTCGACAAAAGGGGAAGATTTTGATATTCATTGGGCAACAAAACAAGGTGCTGACGCTTATATTATCAAGCCTTTCAAAACTATGGAGTTGCTTAAAACCATTAAATATTTACTTAAACACAACGTTTAACTAATGGAAAATTGAGAATTGAGAATTGAGAATTAACACCTAAAATCTTTTTTACTCATTACCCATTACCCATTACTCATTACCCATTACCCATTACCTACCTATTTCGCTTTCTTCTTTTATTTCTTCAACGGCGGGATAAGTTATTAAAGCTGGTTGTAACCCCAAGATAGATTTTAGTTTTAGCCATGCCCAATTTTGCCACCAACCAACAATCCCGTTGGGCAAAATTGTC
This window contains:
- a CDS encoding response regulator codes for the protein MIRILVVDDNHTPREVICEALKQFNIQVTEAINGVEAIKIMEKEKFNLVITDVVMPEMNGYELCRWIKTNPNTEKVPVIICSTKGEDFDIHWATKQGADAYIIKPFKTMELLKTIKYLLKHNV